The segment TATGATATACCGATGGCTTTCTGGAAACAGTAGTAGAAGCGGCAATAATTTTTACGTGTTCAACAATTATTATAATAAACCCCAGGAGCAAAAAACAGGGAAAGTAGAAATTACCCCAAAGAAAGATGATGGGAGCAGCTTTACCGACTATGAAGAAATTAAATGAAACGCAGAGTTAAAAAAGCTTTAACAGTCGTTTTAATACTTGTTATTTTAACAAATATATATATTGTAGTAACGGGTCAGTTTTATGTGTATACGGCTCTATGGAATAACTATGCAAACATCGACGATTGGAAAATATTTAACAACCGCAAGGTAGCAACCGCAAATCCTGAGAATTTACCCAAACATAAAGATTATAATACCGAAACCCTAAAAAGCAATTATATAAAATGGCTTGAAGATTATAAAACAGTTGCTTTTTTAGCTGTTAGAAACGACTCCGTATTACACGAACAATACTGGAATAATTATGGGCCCGACAGTGCAAGTAATTCTTTTTCTATGGCCAAAAGTGTGGTAAGTATATTGGTAGGGATTGCGATTGATGAAGGAAAAATTAAATCCATAGACGAACCAGTAAGCAATTATATAAGCCGCTTCAAAGAGGGTGCTAGAGCTAAGCTTACTATTAAGCATTTGTTGCAAATGAGTGCAGGATTCGACTGGGTAGAAAGTTACGTAAACCCTTTTGGATTGACTACAGAAGCGTATTACGGGGACGATTTAGAAATGCTCAGTAACAAATTGGATGTTGTTAACGAACCCGGGAAAGTATTTAATTACCAAAGTTGTAATCAAATTTTTTTACAACAAATTTTAAAAAAGGCTACGGGTAAAAATCTTTCTGAATATTTATCGGAGAAGCTATGGAAACCTTTGCATGCCAATCGAGATGCATCATGGAGTACTGATAAAGCAAATGGCAATGAAAAAGCCTTTTGTTGCATTAATTCCAATGCACGCGATTTTGCTAGAATAGGTATGCTTTTTTTACACCAAGGCAAATGGAAAGGGCAACAAGTGGTAAGCAAGGAGTGGGTTGCCCAATCCATAAACCCTGCTGCTATTATAGATGAGCACGGCAAACCTTGCGATTTCTATGGCTACAGTTGGTGGCTTACAAAAATACCATACAAAGGAACCGAGCATCAGGTATATTATATGCGAGGTGTATTAGGTCAGTTTACAATAGTGATCCCCGATTATGAACTTGTAATAGTGAGGCTTGGCGAAATACGTAGTTCGAAATCAATTGGAGAACATCGGCCTGATATATATCAGTATATGAATTCCATTTTAGAAGCATATTGCCAATAATATATGAAAAACCTAAGCGGGAAAGTTGTATTGATAACAGGAGGTAGTTCAGGCATAGGTAGGGCATTGGCTGTAGAATTTGCCAAGCACGAGTGTAAACTCTTTTTAACAGGTCGTAACATACAGGAACTTGAACAGACTGCGTTGCTTTGCCGAAAGCATGCAAAAGATATATATATAGAAAAATTAGATGTATCAGTTGCAAATGATATAACAATTGCTATTGAAAAGGTATTATATACATTTGGAAAGGTTGATATTTTGATTAACAATGCAGGTATGAGCCAACGCTCGCTAATTGTTGAAACACCTATCGATATTGACCGTAAACTCATGGAAGTAAATTATTTTGGCACCATCGCATTAACAAAAGCCTTATTACCCAATTTCGAAAAGATTGGAGGTGGACACATAGTAGTTATCAGCAGCATGGTAGGTTTGTTTGGTTTTAATAGCAGGTCGGCGTATGCAGCTTCTAAACATGCACTACATGGATTTTTTGAAACCTTGCAAATAGAACAACCTATCAAAAATCTATATACTACTATTATATGCCCTGGCAGAATAAAAACTAATATATCACTGTCAGCCATTACAGCTACAGGGCAGGCTCACGGGCAAATGGATGAAGGACAATTAAATGGAATTCCTGTGGAAATATGTGCACAGAAAATAATAAAAGTTATGCATCAAAAGAAATATTTATATATCATAGCACGTGAAGAAAAATGGTTGTGGCTAATTAAAAGACTATATAGAAACTTGTTTATTAAAATTGCAAGGAAATTAAAAACGAATTAGGTTTTTAATGTATTATACCGAAACTCAATATATAATAGTCCAAAAGAAAGGGACTAAATGTATTGTAGCTCGGCATTACCATTCTAAAAACCAAATCCGCCGCAGGCGGAGAACTATTTTAGGTTAAGAATTGGTATTACGTCATTGCCGAAGCGGCGAACCGGGTTTGCGAAGAACGAAGCTTCACCGCGGCGAACCGATAGGATTTAGCGAGACTGCCTCACTACCGAAGAAGGTTCGGAATGCTCGCCATGACGTTGATTATTATACAAATAAAATCACTGCCAATGATACCGAACTTATAATTACCCAAAGTGCAATAGCCTGTATAAATGGTTTAGCTCCCACCGCTTTTAAGTTTTCCAAACTAAGCCCTGTTCCTATTAAGAACAAAGTTAAGGACAATCCTTTTTTAGAAATTAGAACGGCCCCATCATATATATATTTATAATCGGGCAAATAGGTGCTGATGCACATTGCTATAATAAAAAACCCAATAAAAAAAGGAATTTTGACACCCTTTCCATTACGTTTATATATAATAGCGGAGACTATAGAAAGGGGAATTATCCATAAGGCACGTTCTAGTTTTACGGTAGTTGCCACTTGCAATGCTTCTTGTCCAAATTTGGATGAAGCACCCACCACGGAACTTGTATCATGAATGGCAACGGCACTCCATAATCCAAAATCGTGTTGGCTCATATTTAGTATATTTCCCAACCACGGAAATAAAATGAGTGCCATAGAATTGAGCACAAACACAGCTCCTAGGGCCATACTTATTTGTTTTTCATCGGCCTCTACTATAGGTGAAACCGCAGCTATAGCACTTCCCCCACATATAGAAGTACCGCTTGAAATAAGAAAAGAAGTTTTTTTATCAACCGACAACCATCGGCCTATAAAAAAACCGGCAATTAAAGTGAGAACGATTGTGCAAATTGTAAATACAAAACCTTCTTTACCCACATGCAGGGCTTCTTGTAAATTCATCCCAAACCCTAAACCTATTACACAAATTTTTAATAGAAGTTGTGTTGCTTTGCTATTGAGTTGCTTAAATGGATTTCCAATAGTTTGTGCTACTATAAACCCAAATAACAATGCAAGTGGTGGGTCGATAAAGGGCGTAAAACATAGAACTACCAATACCACAAATGCAATTTGCCGATATATAATATTGATGGATTTAAACACGCCGGTTCTATAAAATTAGAACGCAAAGATGCTAAATAATTTTCGATTTGCTAAAAAAATATCCAATCTAATTTGGAATCTGGTTCTTTGTTTTAACTTTGATTGTATAATTACGAACCTTGGTTTTTGGTATTAGGTAATACTTGTCAGAAAACTCCTCTTTTTCGTTACGCTTATTAAAACGATAGTCATTTATATAATAAACTCCCTTGTTTTTTAATTTCCTCCGCCCGCTTGCGGAGTCAAAAGACCACTTTCGACCCAAACACCGAGTTGCAGTTCAGACACTTTGTATACCTAAGCAAATCTAAAAATAAGGCAGTAGTTCCATTAGACCGCTATTTGATAATAAGAAAAAACCGATAGGGTACTTGAATAAGTCAAATAGTGACTCATGCAGATACCCTAGCGGTGTCACTTAATAAAAGTAACAAGTTTTTTATTTAATCAACAGTTCTAATTCAACTCTTCTATTTTGCATTTTTCCTACGGCAGTAGCATTTGTAGCTATTGGTTTAGTTTCACCAAAACCTGTAGCATCTATTCTACTAATGTCTACGCCTTTGCTTACGAGATACGTTTTTACAGCGTCTACGCGAGCTTGAGAAAGTGAATAATTGGCGTTGTCATCACCCACATTATCGGTATGACCACCCATTTTCAAATTATAATCGGGGTACTCTTTAAGAATACTTACTATTTCATTAAGCATAGCATAAGAAGCAGGTACTATAATTGATTTACCAGTTTCAAAATTAATTCCTCTAGCGGCAAACTGTAAACGCTTTTTTACTTCAGCTTTTATAACGGGGCAACCATTAGCTGTACCCTCGCCTTTGGTAGTGGGGCATTTATCGTCGGTATCTATTATACCGTCACCATCTGTATCGAGAGGGCAGCCTCTGTTATCAACCTTAACACCGGATCTGGTATCAAGGCATTTATCTTCAGCATCAATTATCCCGTCTCTATCACTATCGGCAGTACAACCTGATGCGTCCACTTTAATCCCTTTTTCGGAACTGGGGCATTTATCCTGTGTGTCCTCTACGCCGTCTCCATCGGTATCAGGACATCCTTTGAACATGTCCAATCCTTTTGAGTTCGGGCATTTGTCTTTTGAGTCTTCTACACCATCGCCATCGCTATCAGGGCATCCTCTAAAACGTGCTAGGCCTGGTACATCGGGGCACACGTCATCAAGATCCGACATTCCGTCTTTGTCCCTGTCAGGGCAGCCGCCCATAGAGGCAGGGCCGGTCATTTTTGGGCACTTGTCTAAATAATCCGCAGTACCATCTCTATCTTCATCTACTGGGCAGCCGTCCTTATCTACCGTCACTCCAGTTGGGGTCTTCGGGCATTTGTCTTTACTGTCTTTTACCCCATCCCCATCTTCATCTTTTTTACCAGTCGAAGTGCTATCGGGTTCTTCATTATTATATGGAGGAAGATTAAGATTAGAGCTTTTTGCATCGGCGGTTACTGACCACATACAAAAGACTATTGCCACAAGTGGTAGCAAAAGTGGCCTTGAATTTTTCATTGAGTTCATGATTTTTTTTGATTAAAGAGTGGTTATTATTTATTGAAACATTTTCTTCGAATCGGAAAATGATATTGCTGCAAAATTGAGTTTTAACCGCAGCTTGCACATTACATTATTCTATGTATTTGTTGCATCTTTCACGCATTTGTTAAGTTATGATTTTTATATATTAACCTAAAAACAAAAACAACATACAAACTTATATTTGTATATCGAAGGGTGAATGTTTAAGCAAAAAAAGGGAACGGAAGATCACCAAAAAGC is part of the Bacteroidota bacterium genome and harbors:
- a CDS encoding SDR family oxidoreductase; translated protein: MKNLSGKVVLITGGSSGIGRALAVEFAKHECKLFLTGRNIQELEQTALLCRKHAKDIYIEKLDVSVANDITIAIEKVLYTFGKVDILINNAGMSQRSLIVETPIDIDRKLMEVNYFGTIALTKALLPNFEKIGGGHIVVISSMVGLFGFNSRSAYAASKHALHGFFETLQIEQPIKNLYTTIICPGRIKTNISLSAITATGQAHGQMDEGQLNGIPVEICAQKIIKVMHQKKYLYIIAREEKWLWLIKRLYRNLFIKIARKLKTN
- a CDS encoding putative sulfate exporter family transporter, whose amino-acid sequence is MFKSINIIYRQIAFVVLVVLCFTPFIDPPLALLFGFIVAQTIGNPFKQLNSKATQLLLKICVIGLGFGMNLQEALHVGKEGFVFTICTIVLTLIAGFFIGRWLSVDKKTSFLISSGTSICGGSAIAAVSPIVEADEKQISMALGAVFVLNSMALILFPWLGNILNMSQHDFGLWSAVAIHDTSSVVGASSKFGQEALQVATTVKLERALWIIPLSIVSAIIYKRNGKGVKIPFFIGFFIIAMCISTYLPDYKYIYDGAVLISKKGLSLTLFLIGTGLSLENLKAVGAKPFIQAIALWVIISSVSLAVILFV
- a CDS encoding OmpA family protein, with protein sequence MWSVTADAKSSNLNLPPYNNEEPDSTSTGKKDEDGDGVKDSKDKCPKTPTGVTVDKDGCPVDEDRDGTADYLDKCPKMTGPASMGGCPDRDKDGMSDLDDVCPDVPGLARFRGCPDSDGDGVEDSKDKCPNSKGLDMFKGCPDTDGDGVEDTQDKCPSSEKGIKVDASGCTADSDRDGIIDAEDKCLDTRSGVKVDNRGCPLDTDGDGIIDTDDKCPTTKGEGTANGCPVIKAEVKKRLQFAARGINFETGKSIIVPASYAMLNEIVSILKEYPDYNLKMGGHTDNVGDDNANYSLSQARVDAVKTYLVSKGVDISRIDATGFGETKPIATNATAVGKMQNRRVELELLIK
- a CDS encoding serine hydrolase, whose product is MKRRVKKALTVVLILVILTNIYIVVTGQFYVYTALWNNYANIDDWKIFNNRKVATANPENLPKHKDYNTETLKSNYIKWLEDYKTVAFLAVRNDSVLHEQYWNNYGPDSASNSFSMAKSVVSILVGIAIDEGKIKSIDEPVSNYISRFKEGARAKLTIKHLLQMSAGFDWVESYVNPFGLTTEAYYGDDLEMLSNKLDVVNEPGKVFNYQSCNQIFLQQILKKATGKNLSEYLSEKLWKPLHANRDASWSTDKANGNEKAFCCINSNARDFARIGMLFLHQGKWKGQQVVSKEWVAQSINPAAIIDEHGKPCDFYGYSWWLTKIPYKGTEHQVYYMRGVLGQFTIVIPDYELVIVRLGEIRSSKSIGEHRPDIYQYMNSILEAYCQ